The following coding sequences are from one Nicotiana tomentosiformis chromosome 3, ASM39032v3, whole genome shotgun sequence window:
- the LOC104111095 gene encoding V-type proton ATPase subunit C, with translation MASRYWVVSLPVQQNSSTTSLWSRLQESISRHSFDTPLYRFNIPNLRVGTLDSLLALSDDLVKSNSFIEGVCSKTRRQIEELERVSGVLSSSLTVDGVPVDSYLTRFAWDEAKYPTMSPLKEIVDGIHTQVAKIEDDLKVRVSEYNNVRSQLNAINRKQAGSLAVRDLSNLVKPEDIVTSEHLTTLLAVVSKYSQKDWLSSYENLTTYVVPRSSKMLYEDNEYALYTVTLFNRDADNFKIKARERGFQIRDFEHNPDTQESRKQELEKLMQDQETFRSSLLQWCYTSYGEVFSSWMHFCAVRIFAESILRYGLPPSFLSVVLAPSTKSEKKVRSILESLCDSSNSNFWKSEDEGGMAGFGGDAEAHPYVSFTINLA, from the exons ATGGCTTCGAGGTACTGGGTAGTTTCTCTTCCCGTTCAGCAAAACTCATCCACTACTTCTCTATGGAGTCGTCTTCAGGAATCTATCTCCAGGCATTCATTCGATACTCCTCTTTATAGA TTTAACATCCCGAATCTCCGTGTCGGCACATTGGATTCGCTTCTAGCTCTCAGCGATGATCTCGTCAAG TCAAATAGCTTCATTGAAGGGGTTTGCTCCAAGACACGACGACAGATCGAGGAATTGGAGAGGGTTTCTGGGGTCCTTAGTAGCTCTCTCACTGTGGATGGGGTTCCTGTTGACTCGTACCTCACTAG GTTTGCGTGGGACGAGGCAAAGTATCCTACAATGTCACCTCTTAAGGAAATTGTGGATGGAATTCACACCCAAGTAGCCAAGATTGAGGATGACCTTAAG GTTCGTGTTTCTGAGTATAACAATGTGCGTAGTCAACTTAATGCCATCAATCGAAAGCAGGCGGGAAG CTTAGCTGTCCGTGATCTGTCCAATTTGGTAAAGCCGGAGGATATTGTTACCTCAGAACACTTAACAACTCTCCTTGCTGTTGTTTCCAAATACTCACAGAAAGACTGGCTGTCAAGTTACGAGAATCTTACCACCTATGTG GTTCCCAGATCCTCTAAGATGCTCTATGAGGACAATGAATATGCTCTTTATACTGTAACATTATTCAACCGTGATGCCGACAATTTCAAGATTAAGGCGCGTGAAAGAGGCTTCCAG ATTCGCGATTTTGAACATAATCCGGATACACAAGAAAGCCGGAAACAAGAGCTGGAAAAACTGATGCAAGACCAAGAGACATTCAGGAGCTCTCTGTTGCAGTGGTGCTATACCAGTTATGGGGAG GTTTTTAGCTCCTGGATGCACTTCTGCGCTGTGCGTATCTTTGCTGAGAGCATTTTGAGATACGGCTTGCCTCCATCATTTTTG TCTGTTGTATTGGCACCCTCCACCAAAAGTGAGAAGAAAGTACGTTCCATTCTCGAGTCACTCTGCGACAGTTCAAACAG CAATTTCTGGAAATCTGAGGACGAAGGAGGAATGGCTGGTTTTGGGGGTGATGCAGAGGCTCATCCTTACGTCTCCTTCACCATAAATCTTGCTTGA